A genomic region of Daphnia carinata strain CSIRO-1 chromosome 5, CSIRO_AGI_Dcar_HiC_V3, whole genome shotgun sequence contains the following coding sequences:
- the LOC130685760 gene encoding semaphorin-2A-like, with amino-acid sequence MVIMGVTEQEAGRYDCRLGADTLCSYNITVDTQRCAAPSKSHDYQKVYSDWCHEFEKYKMAMKTWERRQLQCNSRQTNDTASSNQNAHPNEIYPRSPLV; translated from the exons ATGGTGATTATGGGCGTGACAGAACAGGAGGCCGGTCGCTATGACTGCCGTCTAGGAGCGGACACGCTGTGCAGTTATAATATCACGGTCGATACGCAGCGATGCGCTGCCCCCAGCAAATCACACGATTATCAGAAAGTCTACTCTGACTGGTGTCACGAATTtgagaaatacaaaatggccaTGAAGACGTGGGAGAGAAGGCAGCTG CAATGTAACAGTCGGCAAACGAACGATACAGCCAGCAGCAATCAGAATGCTCATCCCAACGAGATCTATCCACGGAGTCCTTTGGTCTGA